One Cicer arietinum cultivar CDC Frontier isolate Library 1 chromosome 8, Cicar.CDCFrontier_v2.0, whole genome shotgun sequence DNA segment encodes these proteins:
- the LOC105852673 gene encoding protein ALTERED PHOSPHATE STARVATION RESPONSE 1 produces MGCCYSRVEREETVSHCKSRKRYMKQLVEARHAFSAAHVMYIRSLRSTGSALFHFANAEKTTHLNHHLPPEPQPILPPPPPRAPSPMPPPPPPPMSPSISSYTWTSGTASPALPPPPPPPPPPPPVISSGWDFWDPFMQQPPPPPSSRSATEEEWEATTTTGSEVVVMAGGAAASMATPASGVVGYSKETPSELAMVVSRNSKDLVEVIKELDDYFLKAADAGSHVSFLLQVPSSGFSVHSKASKMYGNGWSLSPTMWNWGSSPKLNGFGKMAHETHVSVGNFGANNGVGNGGHCSTVERLYAWEKKLYQEVKNAKTIKMEHENKAAMVRKLEMRRSDYVKTEKAKKEVEKLESQMMVASQAIESTSAEIVKLRETELYPQLIELVKGLMCMWRSMYECHQVQEHIVQQLEYLNTIPSNNPTSEIHRQSTLQLELEVQQWYQSFCNLFKAHRDYIESLTGWLRLSLYQFSRNPLSRTTEESKIYTLCEEWHLAVGRIPDNVASEGIKNLLTVIHGIVVQQTEEHKQKKKSDSAFKEFEKKVVQLRSLECKYSPYSMTESSGSSIRRTKDPVVEKRAKVEALRAKAEEEKTKHEKAVSVTRAMTLNNLQMGCPHVFQGIVGFSSVCMEVFESVYNKAKAAEQEHDVKRILP; encoded by the exons ATGGGTTGTTGTTACTCAAGAGTAGAGAGGGAAGAAACGGTGTCGCATTGCAAATCAAGGAAACGTTACATGAAACAGTTGGTTGAAGCAAGACACGCTTTTTCAGCTGCACATGTTATGTACATTCGATCTCTTCGTTCAACTGGTTCAGCTTTGTTTCACTTTGCAAACGCTGAAAAAACCACTCATCTTAACCACCATCTTCCTCCTGAGCCTCAGCCCATTCTTCCGCCGCCTCCGCCGCGGGCTCCGTCGCCAATGCCGCCGCCTCCTCCACCGCCGATGAGTCCGAGTATCAGTTCTTACACATGGACTTCCGGGACGGCTTCCCCGGCTCTTCCACCGCCACCGCCTCCACCACCACCGCCGCCGCCGGTGATTTCTTCCGGTTGGGATTTCTGGGATCCTTTCATGCAGCAACCGCCGCCGCCTCCTTCGTCGAGGTCAGCGACGGAGGAAGAGTGGGAAGCCACTACTACTACTGGTTCTGAGGTGGTGGTGATGGCCGGTGGTGCGGCGGCGAGTATGGCGACTCCGGCGTCTGGTGTAGTGGGGTATTCTAAAGAGACACCAAGTGAGCTTGCAATGGTGGTTTCAAGGAACAGTAAAGATCTTGTTGAAGTTATCAAAGAGCTTGATGATTACTTTCTTAAAGCTGCTGATGCTGGTTCTCATGTTTCATTTCTGTTACAAGTTCCAAGTTCTGGTTTTTCTGTTCATAGTAAAGCAA GTAAAATGTACGGAAATGGATGGAGTTTGAGTCCAACAATGTGGAATTGGGGTTCAAGTCCTAAACTGAATGGATTTGGTAAGATGGCTCATGAAACTCATGTTTCTGTTGGTAACTTTGGGGCTAATAATGGTGTTGGAAATGGTGGACATTGTTCTACTGTGGAGAGGTTATATGCATGGGAGAAGAAATTGTACCAAGAGGTCAAG AATGCTAAAACAATAAAGATGGAGCATGAGAACAAGGCGGCAATGGTAAGGAAGCTAGAGATGAGAAGGAGTGACTATGTAAAAACAGAAAAGGCAAAGAAAGAAGTGGAGAAATTAGAATCACAAATGATGGTTGCTTCACAAGCCATCGAAAGTACATCTGCTGAAATCGTCAAATTAAGGGAGACAGAACTCTACCCTCAACTCATTGAGCTTGTCAAAGG GTTGATGTGCATGTGGAGAAGCATGTATGAGTGTCATCAAGTCCAGGAGCACATAGTTCAGCAACTGGAATACCTCAATACCATTCCATCAAATAACCCTACATCTGAAATTCATAGACAATCAACACTTCAGCTGGAACTTGAAGTACAGCAATGGTACCAATCCTTTTGCAACCTCTTCAAGGCCCACCGTGACTACATCGAATCCCTCACAGGTTGGCTAAGGCTCAGCCTTTACCAGTTTAGCCGAAACCCTCTTAGCAGAACCACCGAAGAGTCAAAGATATACACTCTCTGTGAAGAATGGCACCTTGCTGTCGGTCGTATACCTGACAATGTAGCATCTGAAGGAATAAAAAACTTGTTGACAGTTATTCACGGCATTGTAGTTCAACAAACAGAGGAGCATAAACAAAAGAAGAAGTCAGATTCTGCATTCAAAGAGTTTGAGAAGAAAGTGGTTCAGCTTAGATCCTTGGAGTGCAAGTACAGTCCGTACTCCATGACAGAATCATCTGGTTCTTCCATCAGAAGAACAAAGGACCCTGTTGTGGAGAAGCGAGCTAAGGTGGAAGCTTTGAGAGCAAAGGCTGAAGAGGAGAAGACCAAGCATGAAAAGGCGGTGAGTGTTACAAGGGCAATGACCCTGAATAACTTGCAAATGGGTTGTCCTCATGTTTTTCAAGGGATTGTAGGGTTTTCAAGTGTGTGCATGGAAGTTTTTGAGTCTGTATACAACAAAGCCAAAGCTGCCGAACAGGAGCATGACGTGAAGAGAATATTACCTTAG
- the LOC101508187 gene encoding L10-interacting MYB domain-containing protein-like, with protein sequence MAGQIIRSRRLETQQLEQSRAKWTTSLTKILADLMVDQVHKGNKQNNSFNKKAWKYICDGFYQKTGLKWDKEQLKNRHSVLRRQYVIVKSILDHGDFIWDEATGFIRADDEIWTEYIKNHPDAETVKSGGCPIFKELCTIFSESATNGKHEYIAASEGEHTPRAPCPEFLNTHQEESSSESEDEEDANDPQTAQPTTSTATCSRKRGRKGVDDAIADAILEMASASKMRAAAIEQCNSKYSMADCIKDIDLMQGVDQQLYFAALDLFNKPNAREIFLSLKKDKRLTWLLRKCAVASNR encoded by the exons ATGGCAGGTCAAATTATAAGGTCAAGAAGGCTAGAAACTCAGCAGCTGGAGCAGTCAAGAGCTAAGTGGACAACATCACTCACTAAGATACTGGCAGACCTGATGGTTGACCAAGTACACAAAGGGAATAAACAAAACAATTCATTCAATAAGAAAGCATGGAAATATATTTGTGATGGATTTTACCAAAAAACAGGTCTGAAATGGGATAAAGAACAACTCAAAAACCGACATTCAGTGTTGAGGAGGCAGTATGTTATTGTGAAGTCCATTCTTGATCATGGTGACTTTATTTGGGATGAAGCCACGGGATTTATAAGGGCAGATGATGAAATTTGGACTGAATACATCAAG aACCATCCTGATGCCGAGACTGTAAAAAGTGGTGGCTGCCCAATCTTTAAGGAGCTATGTACGATATTCTCCGAGTCAGCAACCAATGGAAAGCATGAATATATAGCGGCATCTGAGGGTGAACATACTCCTAGAGCCCCGTGTCCGGAGTTCTTGAACACACACCAAGAGGAGTCTTCGTCTGAATCCGAGGACGAGGAAGATGCAAACGATCCTCAAACAGCTCAACCTACTACATCTACGGCAACTTGTAGTCGCAAAAGAGGGCGTAAAGGAGTTGACGATGCTATTGCAGATGCGATATTGGAGATGGCATCTGCTTCAAAGATGAGGGCAGCTGCCATAGAGCAGTGTAACTCTAAATACAGCATGGCTGACTGTATTAAGGACATAGATTTGATGCAAGGTGTTGATCAACAACTGTATTTTGCTGCTCTAGATCTTTTCAACAAACCTAATGCAAGGGAGATATTTTTGTCTCTAAAAAAGGATAAACGTTTAACTTGGTTACTCCGCAAGTGTGCTGTTGCATCCAATAGATAG